In Paenibacillus sp. JQZ6Y-1, a genomic segment contains:
- the prfA gene encoding peptide chain release factor 1 translates to MLDRLQALADRYDKLSELLCDPDVASDSKRLRDYSKEQSDLQPTYEAYIEYRKVTEELDAAKQLQGEKLDDEMREMVKMEIEELAARKEELEDQIHILLMPKDPNDDKNVIVEIRGAAGGDEAALFAADLYRMYTRFADTQGWKVEVLDTNVSDLGGFKEVTFLINGRGAYSKLKFESGAHRVQRIPTTESGGRIHTSTSTVAVMPEAEELDIEIHDRDIRVDTFCSSGAGGQSVNTTKSAVRVTHMPTGIVATCQDGKSQNSNKEKALQVLRARISDMLRQEEEAKYAGERKSKVGTGDRSERIRTYNFPQSRVTDHRIGLTLHKLDQVMNGEIEDIVSALTVAEQADLMAKEA, encoded by the coding sequence GTGTTAGACCGTTTACAGGCATTGGCAGACCGTTATGACAAATTAAGCGAGCTGCTCTGTGATCCAGATGTAGCGAGCGATTCCAAACGTTTGCGCGATTATTCCAAAGAACAGTCGGATTTGCAACCGACATATGAAGCATATATCGAATACCGTAAAGTGACCGAGGAACTAGATGCTGCCAAGCAGCTTCAGGGCGAGAAGCTCGACGACGAGATGCGCGAGATGGTCAAAATGGAGATCGAAGAACTAGCGGCACGCAAAGAAGAACTGGAAGACCAGATTCATATCTTGCTCATGCCCAAAGACCCGAATGACGACAAAAACGTCATCGTGGAAATTCGCGGCGCAGCAGGCGGCGATGAAGCAGCTCTGTTCGCGGCTGATCTGTACCGCATGTATACCCGTTTTGCCGATACACAAGGCTGGAAGGTCGAAGTATTGGATACCAACGTTAGCGATCTGGGCGGATTTAAGGAAGTAACATTCCTGATCAATGGACGCGGTGCATACAGCAAGCTGAAATTCGAAAGCGGCGCTCACCGTGTACAGCGGATTCCGACAACTGAATCGGGCGGACGCATCCATACGTCTACTTCGACGGTAGCAGTAATGCCAGAAGCAGAAGAGCTGGATATTGAGATTCACGACCGCGATATTCGTGTTGATACGTTCTGTTCTAGCGGAGCAGGCGGTCAGTCGGTCAATACGACCAAGTCAGCGGTACGCGTTACCCATATGCCAACTGGCATTGTGGCGACATGTCAGGACGGCAAATCCCAAAACTCCAACAAAGAAAAAGCGCTTCAAGTACTGCGTGCGCGTATCTCGGATATGCTGCGTCAGGAAGAAGAAGCAAAATACGCGGGCGAGCGGAAAAGCAAAGTCGGAACTGGTGACCGCAGTGAGCGTATCCGTACGTACAATTTCCCGCAAAGTCGTGTAACCGACCACCGGATCGGTTTGACACTGCACAAGCTGGATCAGGTCATGAACGGCGAGATCGAAGATATCGTATCCGCATTGACTGTAGCTGAGCAAGCGGACCTGATGGCAAAAGAGGCGTAA